Genomic segment of Arachis hypogaea cultivar Tifrunner chromosome 11, arahy.Tifrunner.gnm2.J5K5, whole genome shotgun sequence:
CCCATTTTTGTTTCATCTGCCAGAGCACAAATCCACCGGACTCCGCGCACCTAGAGGCATTCCGGATTTTCACTACTCTAGTTGCAGTTTCAAACTCAGAAGCTACCATCCTCACCTTTCCCATtgcatatgcatttcttattggGTTCTGCAACTCCTGCCCTCCAGAGGCAGCAGTATACTGCTGCAATATGTAATAAGCAGATGAGGTTTCCTGCAAGCATAGCCAGGAAGAAACACAAGACATCAAAATCACTAGTTTAGATTTTGAATAAAACATATTAACATTTATTTTCTGATGCAAACAGAAGAATTTGGCATCCTTAACAGTAGAGAGGTACATCTAATATACTTTACAGGAAGTGAAATGAATTTTAACTTCTACACCAGGACTTGATCTGGTTGACAAGTAAACTAATCTCAAGCAATAAGTTAAGTTTTGTTACAGCACAAAGAACCCTTATAGAAAACATCTAAAATCCCATATTCtctgctgttttttttttccaaGCGTAAAACTGAAGCAATAGAGAAAAGGTGCTATTGATTCTTACTTTCAACTGTTATCCGTTTCAgtagtaacaaataaaaatagacCAAAAATAGAACTAGAACATCATGAACAGAACCATACACACAGAAATTGAAATCACTATCataaaaacaaatttcaaaattttttaacccTCATaaacaaaacccaaaaaaaaaaaaaaattcaaacaaccaaataaacagaacaaaaaaaaaaataattgaatgaagTCAATGAAACAAATTCATATAACAAACCTTAACAAAAAATACGTAGAACAGAAAAGTTTTTGAATGAGTTCAATGAGGCAGATTCATACAACAAGAACATAAAgggaaccaaaaaaaaaatgaaatcaatGAAGCAAATTTATACCTGAGGCTGAGACTGCATTGGAACTCTGGAAGTGGAGGATGAAGGGGGAGAGGGAGCACCACGGTGCTGACGACGACGCTCAACTCGCTGAGATCCACGCCATCGCTCGTTGCCTGCTAAGGACGACGCCGCTGAGGAGTGAGAACGACGACGCCCGCGGGTGTCACGACGACGGCAGAGAGAACGACGGCGCACTGAGGCTGATAACGAACGACTcgaagagagaagagggatacTGCGAATGAACGACGGGGAGAGAGGGGCTAAGAACGAGGGAGATGGGCAGAGATCGGCAGCAAGTACTGGGCTGGATGGCGACGGCGACGTCGAAGACCAGAGAAGAGTGAGTAGGTGGAGGTGGCTCTGTGGATAGAGAGGGGAACGTAGTGAGTTTACACGGaaagaaattaaggatttcaaaaatgtgtggtaaaataaaaaaataattattattattaaacctcCATATAATCATATTCATAAATTATTTATTGTGTATATAAAAAAAGTTCAAATGAATTGAGCTTAGTAAAGagagttttttaattttgatatggagATAGCGACGGAGTTTCACAGCGTTATGGGAGTTTGAGGTGTTTCACGGAGTTGTGACGGCCTGGACGAAgaaatcggtggcaccgattgGGGGTACAGAAATCGGTGGCAACGATTTCTGGTCGCGGATGGGACGcaaatcggtggcaccgattgGTGACCACCTTGCCACGCGTCACGCATGCAGATGGGTTGTGGGTGACCCGTGACTCCTATGCGCGTTTTACCCACTCAAAACCTGTGTTTCCTATCTCTTTCACCCTCCCAACACTTTCTCACATTTACTCCCACACACACAAAGTATCCCTTTCCCCTTTCTGCAAAGCCTAAACCCCACCATTCACTATTGTTggaccaccaaaaagctcagtaaaaaaatctgaaaaaaaatgccaagaaaaagaaaaattaaggaaGTAAATCAACCAGAGTTTCATATTGTTAATTATCTTGGAGATCCaaattatgtaagtttttattttttaataattttatttaaaattaatgatagtgagaattttaaattttattagcaaTATATTAGAATGGTATTAAGTAGAAATTAagcatgtatatatgtataattCTATTATTAGGTGGTTAGAAATAGAAATTAACATAGAAATAAActttgtatgtatgtatgaatgtatgaatgaTATGGTTAGTTAGTATATTATCAGTATTagtaattgagtttaattaattattatgatgaaaaataaaaatttaatttattattttatttatgatctgtaacaattgaattttaatataataaaatttaaacaataaattaataataactaaaattagaTTTTATGCTGTGTTAGGTGTTAGGTGttagatgataataataataataataataataataataataataataataataataataatattaatattaataatttgaataatattaataatagtaataactaATTAGTATGTATGctgtttgaataataataataataataacaataataataataataataataataaattagtatgctgttctatatgaataataatagtaatgaaAAGTTATAATTATAGTAAAAAACTTAGTATATATGctgtttgaataataataatattaataataataataataaaaaaaaattagtatgctgttttatatgaataataataataataataataataataataataataataataataataaaattggtATGTATGctgtttgaataataataataataataataataataataataataatgataataataataataaaattagtctGTAAcctatttgaataataataataataataataataataataataataataatcatcatcGTATGTATGctgtttgaaaaataataatattaataataataataaataaataaaattaatatgcttttttataataataataataataataataataataataataataataaaattagtatgTATGCTATTtgaagaataataatattaataataataataaataaatataattaatatgctgttttatatgaataataataataataataataataataataataataataataaaattagtatgTATGTTGTTtgaagaataataatattaataataataataaataaatataattaatatgctgttttatatgaataataataataataataataataataataataataataataattataataataaaattagtatgTATGCTGTTtgaggaataataataataataataataataataataataataataataataataataataataataatagaggctGATTTACTGTGTAAGGTTAATTAATTTCTGTTATAAAGTAATGAATATGATTGAAAGATTTACTGTATAATGGATAATTTTGTTTTTGAATAATATAGTTATGTTATACTTGGAACTACTTGTTCTTATAATGGAAATGTGATATTGTAGGCTGCAAGGATGTTGATGTGTGACCATTTACATCCGCCGGATCCATACAACGAAATTGTTGAGCCACAGTTACGCGAGACTGGATTTTATTATGTATCCCAAATTGGAGTCATTAAAGGTCAGTCAGCAATGATTAATGCTCTGATTGAGAGATGGCGGCCCGAGACTCACACTTTTCATTTTCCGGTTGGTGAGTGTGCCGTGACCTTGGAGGATGTGGCGCTAATTCTCGGTCTGCCGACAAATGGTCTTCCGGTTACAGGTCCGACCATGAGTGCATTGAGGTATTGGAAGCCGAGTGCTTGCACCAATTTGGAATTGCACCGAGGAAGACGGACTGTAGAGGGagctttataaaattaaagtggTTTAGGGCTTTGAAAGATCGTATAGCATTGACTGATGATGTGCACATACAGATGTATGTAAAGTGTCATATAATGTTGTTATTTGGGACAGTTCTGTTTGCAGATAAGTCGGGTACAGCGGTGCACTGGAAATTTTTACCTTTGCTCCGCAACTTCGGTGGGATCATACAATTTAGTTGGGGTTCAGCGTACCTGGCACACTTGTATAGATCATTGTGTAGGGCAACTCGTGTCGACTGCAAGGAGATGGACGGTCCACTGACACTGTTGGTCAGTTGGGCTTGGATCCGGCTCCCATTTCTAGCTCCGATTCCCGGCAATCCCGGAGTGTTTCCAATTGCAAATAGGTAATTTTGATTATATTATGCATTGAAAGAATTGAtagaaattgtttttttttttatggtaagATAAGTTAACTAATGGATTATCCGTCGGCAGGTGGCATAACTGGGACCGTCAAAACTATCCCTACCGATATAAAACGCTTGCGCACTACAGGAGGTTGTTGGATGATCTACAAGAAGGACAGGTATTTTGTAAAATACAAGTACTTTATGTAACTTGTTAAGTGAATTAATTGTTGTGTAATCATCTGACTGGTCCGATGTGTCCAGTTTGTTTGGCAGGCTTATGGCATTGGATATATCGACCCAGACGTAATTCCTTTAGCCATCCGTCATAATTCAGTTATCTGGAGTGCCACAGTGCCACTTATATCCTTTGAATGCATCGAGTGGCATGCAACTGATAGAGTCAGGAGGCAATTTGGATTGACACAGGGTGTTCCTGCTCAAGGGCAGGATCTAGGTGCATCACACGGTGAAGTTCTAACTGGGCCTAAGAATCAAGATTGGGCCGATACCCACTCTCCTTGGGTGATGCAGTGGACAAATCGATATAGTCACACTCTCTCGGATGACCTAGTAAGTAGGCATTGTCTCAAAGTGAACCACTGCTGATGGCTCTTTGTggcacatggcctcaaaccatatgggCAAAGCTTCGTAAGATGCTTCCCAACTTCCGAAAATTGATTCGACCGCCTGCTGCTTTGCTAACCAAGCCTTGCGATAACTGATGGTGTAGTTAAACTTTGACTGGACATCAGCAATTACTGCTTTCACCTTTATAGACGGATCAACCTCTACCaacggctttattgcttctgcaactGTCTTGGAATCCAGCTTCGAATGGTCTTGAGAAATAGTAGACCTGGTACAAGTGTGACTTccattgtacctccttatctCCCAACAGTACTTCTTCTGCATTTTGGTTACCCTGATCAACCAGTCACAACCATTCCCATATTCTGTGCATTTGGCATAAAATGTCGTCGGTTCCGACTTAAATACCCGATAGTCCACACCTCTGcggatggtataatctttcattgCCTTGATTACTGTCTCCCTTGAACTGAATTCCATCCCCACTGTGAACTCACCATCCGCCACAACAGGAGGCGCTGCATACATCAAAAGTAATAAATGCTTCAATATGTACTCAGTAGGAAGTCTTTTATTACAACTCAATTAATAAACACACTTTAATATTCTGCGGTCGTTATACTCTTACTTTTCACTATTTCATCTACGTAAAGAACAACTAAATATCATTCACAACAAAGAACTATTAATTAATAAAGAAATCCAGCGCTACGGTCACAAATGCCTAGTCACATATCACATACATTACTCATCCAACTTATTGATCTGCTACTTCAGAGTTTCACATAGCTACCTAAGTTTACGCACCTGCATTCATATATTGCGGAAACTCTGGTGCGTGCATAGCCTCCAAATCCAACGACCGCATGAAAGAAGGCTCCTGAAATCGATGCGAGTCTGCTAGTGCATTTGCAACTTCCGCCACATCTGCGTTCATGGCGCCGCCAGCATCATCTTCGTCTTCACCTGGACCGACGATCTCAtagttactttcaaattcatcttcGCTTTCATTATAATCTTCCAATTCAATGTTACGGTCCGCTTCAGATTGCTCAAACTCAATATATAACTCGATGCACGACATCCGGTGGCGATTTTCCATGTACATTGAAAACATTTCATGCATACCTGCTTCATCCGTCACGTACTTGGACTGAAATTGAACAAACCCACCAAACACAGGTAAAGGATACCTGTACAAAATATACGATATTCTCCTACATCTTCgagaatctatcttctcacaaatcacacctttcAATTCCTCAAATGACAATGTGAacggaataacaacatctaatgGATTTTCACACACAAATTGAACTCCCTCATATGTTTGCAGTAAGATCTGTCCGTAATAATAAACCTTCAATACAACTCTATCATCCATAACATTACACGTAGTTGACTATTCACAacctcacaaaaaaaatttttacaaaaaaaatggaGATGAATCAGAGAACAGAAGAGAAGAGGATGAACATGACGAGGAAGAAATGGGGCTTTTCTGAACTCACCATCCACTTTTTGTATGCACTAACGGGCAAATCGGACGGACCGACCGCTGCACCACCcaaatcggtgggtccgatttcTGCACCccgaattaaaataaaattttcttcctCTAGTAATCGGTGGGACCGATTATTGCACTCATAAGGTAACGTCTTCCTCCTCCAcaaatcggtggcaccgatttATTCCCCATCAACCTCTCCCACACAcaaatcggtggcaccgatttATTCCCCATCATTCTCTCTCACACAAATCGGTGGGACCGATTTTTGGTTCTTCCTCCCTGCTAgaaatcggtggcaccgatttcttcatccaaaattttaaaaacgcAACGCCGTCATAACAGTGTAAATCACCGGTAATGATCATATCTCCGCACAACTCACAGCCAAGCATCATATCTAAAAAAATCAGCCTAGTAAAGATAGATTTCATTCTCTcttattgttttattattttatcatgttaatatatatatatatatatatatatatatatatatatatatatatatatatatatatatatattccgttTTTTTCTCTTAAGTTATCTTTTTGTGTTATCTATATgcattgcttttttcttttttctaaaatattgttTTCTTCTTTAACTAATCTGATGTATCATATcgcttttataaatataatttgataTCTTTAATTAACACAAAATTTTGGAAGAATcactttcttattttatataatattttaaaaaatcttttttgattTGACAAATctatctaaatctttttaatttttaagattattctatctttaactaaattattaccttaacttttaagaataataattataCCATCTACTATAAATAGAACACAACACAAATTCTAAAAGACACAACCTCGAAACAATGAGGAAcataaataaaaacatgcaaagaCCAACATTTAAAAAGAGTAGGTCATCCTCTTCTTCAATCATAAAATCGCTCCCAAAAGAATTATTGGTAGAGATAGTTGCAAGTGTAGCCTCTCATTCATTCATTGACCTCCACAACGTGAAGAAGAGTTGCAAGGATCTTCTTGAAGCTGCGGAAGACAACTATGTTTATCGACGAGTCTCTCTGGACAAACTCTCCTTTATCCCAAGGTCTTCTAATGATAAAGAATTGTCATTCTTGAAGCGTTGCAAGGAAAATCAAAACACAGAGAGCTTGTATAGAGAAGGATTGCGAGAATACTTAGGGAATGGGAACGCCAAAGGTCTTAGACTTTTGGATATGGCGGCTAAAGAGGGTCATAAAGAAGCAAAATATGTGTATGGCATGATCTTGTTGTGTTCATCAAGACAAGATAAAAAGTTAATCGAATTGGGGTTACGGCATTTGCGTTTCTTGAGAGAGTCTAAGTGTGTTGTAAGAACAAGGAAAAAGGTAGAAGAATTCGTTAGAATAATAATGTGGAAAAACAATGGAATGATTATTAGTAGGATAAATAGAAAATTACTTTTGTGTCCATTCAAGAACACATGTAAAGGGTGGAGAGTGAAGAAAGGACGATGGACACTACatgatgatgacgacgatgaTATTGTTATTGACTCGTGTGAATATTGTAGATGGGATTACAAGTTAAAGTTCTTTTATGGGTTGATGAACATCAATTAGTTCTAACTATATCATTCATCATGgggttctttaatttttttttatattagttatctTATATTACAAGATTTTAGAAGTTATATTATTCTTACGACAATAGATGCTTCTGTTCATTACttgtattatttttcttttcttttttttaatataaatgagttaaacaaaatatttaaagactATGGAGGCTGAACTATGAATCAAACATAACCACAATTTATAgagtttattttggtgaacttctaaaaagaatatttttttgagttattctttttttaaagattttataaaaaagataaaaataattttatatttagatattttatgtgaaaatatttttttatctattaattatgtttgggtataataatataaaagtactttttgtttatttattatatgaaaatatctttttttttaaaatatattttttaaaaaaagatataaatcgtagctttttaaaaaagatattttttatttttttagtacttttacttttattattagaaatttactaaacacgctaaaaaataaaaaagatattttgtattgaaaaaaaaatctttttctatcAACTTAGAATTAATTTAGATATGATTGACTTTTGAAAAAAagtacttatttttttatatttttaaaagatctttttttagtagacaaactattttatatttggataaatttttttaagaaaaaaatttaagtattaaaaagtcttttgttcttatttttttaaaataaggtattattagtttttagaaaaagtaaatatttttttaataaaagtacttttttaaaacatgtatccaaatagatttaaaattaaataaaaatactttaattaaaaaaatatctttttaactcAAAAAAGTTAATCTAAAATAATTCTTAATGACACCCAAATAAAACACATTTACAAATATCAATTTTTGCCGTGAATATTATCTTATATATAGTTAATTTGAGTAAGTAAATTATCTTTTAGAGGAGTACTTTTGTTTTTTCGaactttttttataatagaaaaaaaaattgatttaatgtACTATTGAAAAATTTTTCACTACTAATTTCcttgattaaaaagaaaattattccCAATACTTTGAGTAGTTGGACTAGTTTTTAC
This window contains:
- the LOC140176208 gene encoding uncharacterized protein; the protein is MVGFRLCRKGKGILCVCGSKCLIIIIIFLFYHTFLKSLISFRVNSLRSPLYPQSHLHLLTLLWSSTSPSPSSPVLAADLCPSPSFLAPLSPSFIRSIPLLSSSRSLSASVRRRSLCRRRDTRGRRRSHSSAASSLAGNERWRGSQRVERRRQHRGAPSPPSSSTSRVPMQSQPQETSSAYYILQQYTAASGGQELQNPIRNAYAMGKVRMVASEFETATRVVKIRNASRCAESGGFVLWQMKQKWAFCGNYSFQVWGDGNEPYQNKNGRGVDN
- the LOC112721816 gene encoding serine/threonine-protein phosphatase 7 long form homolog gives rise to the protein MNMIERFTAARMLMCDHLHPPDPYNEIVEPQLRETGFYYVSQIGVIKGQSAMINALIERWRPETHTFHFPVGECAVTLEDVALILGLPTNGLPVTDKSGTAVHWKFLPLLRNFGGIIQFSWGSAYLAHLYRSLCRATRVDCKEMDGPLTLLVSWAWIRLPFLAPIPGNPGVFPIANRWHNWDRQNYPYRYKTLAHYRRLLDDLQEGQAYGIGYIDPDVIPLAIRHNSVIWSATVPLISFECIEWHATDRVRRQFGLTQGVPAQGQDLGASHVDKSI
- the LOC112721817 gene encoding putative F-box protein At1g67623, which gives rise to MRNINKNMQRPTFKKSRSSSSSIIKSLPKELLVEIVASVASHSFIDLHNVKKSCKDLLEAAEDNYVYRRVSLDKLSFIPRSSNDKELSFLKRCKENQNTESLYREGLREYLGNGNAKGLRLLDMAAKEGHKEAKYVYGMILLCSSRQDKKLIELGLRHLRFLRESKCVVRTRKKVEEFVRIIMWKNNGMIISRINRKLLLCPFKNTCKGWRVKKGRWTLHDDDDDDIVIDSCEYCRWDYKLKFFYGLMNIN